In the Choristoneura fumiferana unplaced genomic scaffold, NRCan_CFum_1 Sck3bRy_191;HRSCAF=381_pilon, whole genome shotgun sequence genome, ctgagagcgagagagagagagagagagagagagaggagagagagagaagagaaatcgttttagcaaccccctaatggttttaaaagacctattcaacgataccccacacaacaAGAAAAACaccatgagaaaaaaaaatcaccctctctttacgtctatgggaggtaactactctaaaaaaattgtttttaaaatttttaatgtaccactttgtcggcatagtttacatatatatccgtgcaaaattacagctttttagcattgatagaccctgagcaaagccgcggacggacagacagacagacatggcgaaactataagggttccgtttttgccattttggctccggaactctaaaaagtgaaaaaaaaaattaaactgtttatttcaataaaaattgcataattaagttgattaaccttagcttctaatcttaaattaaaaatattttttgagttaaggagTCTCTAAAATTTGTATGTACAATGTgatcataatttaataattctaaCATTGCTATACTCAATttacttaacggtaaaattagcacacgtttttaaacgaaacaactaaactatttaaaattgtgttaacatataactaacataataataataataataagcccctCACAAACCCTCTTCCTAAAAAatacatgaggttaaaatagcataatatgttatgtataagttaattaatgtaattaattttaaaattgccacgccccaacagggcatcattttttataattttttgtaaaaggtgttgcaataaataaatactgaatactgaatactgaaaccTAACTCCACGTCCGATTCGAACACCTGTGATCACGTGAGGGGCGGACATTGGCAGCTATTTATATAGCTTATAACTAACCAATGACTAACGGAGCAATAGTGACGTAAGTATGTATGGAAGCGGGACCAAATAGAAAAAGAGTACCCCAGGCGGGTACCAGCAGAGGAGACGCTGCTGGAGAATCCCGCCCCGAGCGCCGCGTCACACGCAGCTCGGGCTGCTCCGCGTATTCTGGGGGGAGCAACGTACCGCGAACCGAAACAGCGCGACCGACTAGCGCGACGCCAGTACCTAAGGCTGTTGTAGCCCAGATGGCACAAATCACCCCACGTTCATCATCACCAATTTCATCTACCCATAGTTTGTTCCGATCACCCAATTCATCACTGCACCCTTTTGAAACCCAATTAGAGTCATCATTTTTATCAAATTCGTCAATGTCAGTGGATGTTGCGCGGGAGGCATTAGCCGCTAAGCCCGCGCCCACCACAGGCAAAAAAAGTTCACCCCCAGACTAAACAACCTCCTTCGATCACAACTAAAGTCACGCAACATCACAAAAGCACTTAACACCTACGCGATACCTTTACTTACCTACTCCTTTGGAATTATCTGCTGGACCAAGACTGACCTACAAAAACTGCAGCGCAAAATAAACACTACAATGACAGTCCATCGGAAACATCACCCACGATCATGCATTCAAAGAGTTACGCTGCAAAGAGAGGAAGGTGGTTAAGGTATCTGACACGGGTCCAGTTAGGACCGCACTTGACATATGTGTTTCCCGCGCGTTGTGTGACAGCTCGCCggtcatgtcatgtcattgcATCATCTACTACTTgacaatattataattgcggTTCTCACATGTAtgattaaacaaataataacaaatcGTAGTGTTATTCATTTATACTACATGGTGCCGAAACCAGGGACGGatgtaaacaaaagaaaatgagtGATGAAAGAAAACCCGACCACCAAATGAGTGAAGAAAGAAAACCCGACCACAATGTGAAACCGCCAAAGGACTTCGTCATAAACCCAAATGAAAATGTCGCAAGAGCCTGGAAACTGTGGCTCCAACAGTTCGAATGGTACGCCATCGCAACGCATCTAGAAGATAAAAAGCCTGCAGTACAAGTAGCAGTGTTTATGTCATGCGTCGGGCAAGAAGCTGCCGTCATTTACAATACGTTTAACTTAACAGAGACCGAAAGTCTACAGCttcaaacaattaaaaacaaatttacaaacCATTTTACACCAAAAATAAACGAGACATACGAACGTTATGTGTTCAATGGTGTAGTGCAAAAAGATGGTCAGTCGTTTGACGACTTCGTCACTGAACTAAAAAGCAAAGTGAAGAATTGTGGATATGGTACCCTGGAAGACAGTTTGATTAGGGATAGAATACTAGTAGGCATAAAAAGTGACTTAGTAAGAGAAAAACTACTCACTGAAAATAACCCCACATtagaaaaaacaattgaaatttGCCATTCGGCTGAACAAGTAAGTCTACAAGCAAACACGATGAAGCAAGCAGCAGCTGTTGATGCGGTAACctgtaacagaaaaaatatgccAATGAAAAAACCTGGTAAGACCTTTCACTGCGGTAGATGTGACACCATACATGGATATAGAAACTGCCCTGCATTTAGAGAAGTATGTGACAGATGCAAGAGGAAAAATCATTTCACAAAATGCTGCAAAGCAAGAACAGTAGAGTGTGTTCAGCAgtatgaggatgatgatgagaacGGATTTATAGTGTCATCATTAGATGCTGAACAAGACGTGGATGTAGAAGATTGGTATGAGCAAGCTGCCATGCCCAATGGAGTCAAAATCAAATTTAAGCTTGATTCAGGCAGTCAATGCAATGTAATTAGCAGGAAAATAGTAGAAAAAACTAAAATGCAGATCAAGCCATCAACCACAAAATATCTTACATCCTTTTCTAATCATAAGATGGCTGTCTTGGGAGAAGTTCAAATGAAGACTACAATAAAAGGACAAAGTaaacttattaaatatatagTTGTAGAAGAAGATGTATCACCCGTGCTCGGTAAGTCAACATGTGTAAACATGAAATTGGTAAGACGCATAGAAGCCATTACAAAAGATGATGACTTATTTGAAGGAATCGGCTGCctgaaacaatataaatatgacATTGATCTAGTGGAAAACCCAAAATTACCTATATGTCCGGCACGGAAAATACCACATATAATCAGACAGCAAGTAAAGGACGAATTAGACAGCATGGTAGCTCAGAAAATCATTAAGCCGGTAACAATGCCTACTCCAGCAGTTTCACCTA is a window encoding:
- the LOC141445060 gene encoding uncharacterized protein — translated: MSDERKPDHQMSEERKPDHNVKPPKDFVINPNENVARAWKLWLQQFEWYAIATHLEDKKPAVQVAVFMSCVGQEAAVIYNTFNLTETESLQLQTIKNKFTNHFTPKINETYERYVFNGVVQKDGQSFDDFVTELKSKVKNCGYGTLEDSLIRDRILVGIKSDLVREKLLTENNPTLEKTIEICHSAEQVSLQANTMKQAAAVDAVTCNRKNMPMKKPGKTFHCGRCDTIHGYRNCPAFREVCDRCKRKNHFTKCCKARTVECVQQYEDDDENGFIVSSLDAEQDVDVEDWYEQAAMPNGVKIKFKLDSGSQCNVISRKIVEKTKMQIKPSTTKYLTSFSNHKMAVLGEVQMKTTIKGQSKLIKYIVVEEDVSPVLDMKNTEVSMDDVLLHASTKEELEEITQKVLEKLKKQA